One Pempheris klunzingeri isolate RE-2024b chromosome 22, fPemKlu1.hap1, whole genome shotgun sequence DNA segment encodes these proteins:
- the LOC139221541 gene encoding neuronal cell adhesion molecule-like, translated as MDRNRKWVPGFGVVLLILLSHMTSALEVPLDPKVLEGLPQPPTITLQSPKDYIFDPRENIVIHCEAKGKPHPSFSWTRNGTHFDVEKDSKVLMKPGSGTLVIDISGEKAEAYEGTYQCTAHNEHGTAVSNSIVIRQSRSPLWSKERNEAIVVQKGVSLVLQCRPPAGLPPPVIFWMDNNFQRLPLDKRVSQALNGDLYFSNVLPEDSRPDYICYARFPHTQTIQQKQPISVTVLDSNPEGERRPGFMMPLGVTSTKMVLRGETLELECIADSLPTPDMSWQKDGGELPSSRMSFQNFKRTLKISDVNEGDGGDYRCTASNSLGTAHHIIKVTVKAAPFWVSAPRNLILAPNETGILTCRVSGEPKPKISWFVNGVPIENAPEDHSRKVDDDTVILSNVQSGSSAVYQCNASNEFGYLLANAFVNVLAEAPRVLTPPNRVYQVIANSPALLHCASFGSPIPTITWFKDSQTSVKNGDPYVIHENGTLEIHVAQPLNSGKYTCIATNNLGIKENHVYLEVKEPTRILKQPEYKVVQSGMSAVFECKVKHDPSLIPTMTWLKDDGELPDDERFVVDMDSLTIKDVTDGDEGTYTCIMNTTLDQDSASAMLTVVEATPTPAIVYEEPDPPTDLELTDQTERSVQLTWIPGDENNSPTQKFLIQYEDLLHQPGVWINLTEVAGTSTTAQLNLSPYVYYSFRVLAMNQVGFSEPSQPSSQYRTNPAAPDENPSDVQGAGTEPGNLLISWIPLTGFQSNGPGLEYKVQWRQRDVDENWSSKNVANVSQFIVSGTPTYVPYEIKVQAMNDYGNGPEPEAVIGFSGEDLPLSAPDSIQIMVHNSTLAEVHWEPVPFTSVRGKLQGYKVYYRRERGLHETEGEMDQQEQVLTFSGNRSEGRLPGLQPYSLYNISIRVLNNKGEGPPSPSKKFETPEGVPGPPSFLNVINPSLDSLTVEWGPPVSNNGRLAGYTLKYQPVNNTNELGPVKVLTFPANETSTTLGNLNSSMLYKFYLSAKTIKGSGPMITEEAFTVMDTARTQPTVETGKGPTEPPHSTSPITQSPHPPFHKVSPVGPAFGTVNTSVSEDGAVISWDYFGHHKNVYVEYIVENSKEDWKKELVNGSHWHLIKGLKPGTSYKVRVVARDPTDPTVHSTDEVLVAVPAVPSRQVDIATQGWFIGLMCAIALLILVLLIVCFIKRNKGGKYPVKEKEDAHQDPEIQPMKEDDGTFGEYRSMESDTEDHKPLKGSRTPSNGTVRRDESDDSLVDYGEGGDGQFNEDGSFIGQYSGKKEKDTHEGNESSEAPSPVNAMNSFV; from the exons AtggacaggaacaggaagtgggtGCCGGGCTTCGGAGTTGTGCTGCTGATACTCTTGAGTCACATGACCTCAGCGCTGGAAGTGCCTCTTGATC CTAAAGTACTGGAAGGAT TGCCCCAACCCCCAACTATAACGCTACAgtccccaaaggattacatctTTGATCCACGGGAGAACATTGTCATCCACTGTGAGGCCAAGGGGAAGCCTCATCCCAG CTTCTCGTGGACAAGAAACGGGACCCACTTTGATGTAGAGAAAGACTCCAAAGTCCTGATGAAGCCCGGCTCAGGAACTCTGGTCATCGATATAAGCGGGGAAAAGGCTGAGGCCTATGAGGGAACGTACCAGTGTACAGCACACAACGAGCACGGCACCGCTGTATCCAACAGCATTGTCATCAGACAGTCCA GGTCCCCCTTGTGGTCGAAGGAGAGAAATGAGGCCATTGTGGTGCAGAAGGGGGTCTCCCTCGTGCTGCAGTGCCGACCCCCTGCAGGGCTGCCCCCTCCCGTAATCTTCTGGATGGATAACA ACTTCCAGAGGCTACCACTGGATAAACGAGTGTCCCAGGCTCTGAATGGAGACTTGTACTTTTCAAATGTTCTCCCAGAAGACAGCAGGCCTGACTACATCTGCTATGCTCGcttccctcacacacaaaccatcCAGCAGAAACAGCCCATCTCAGTCACTGTGCTGGACAGTAA CCCAGAGGGGGAGCGTCGCCCCGGTTTTATGATGCCACTGGGCGTCACCAGCACCAAAATGGTTCTGAGAGGGGAGACTCTGGAGCTGGAATGCATTGCTGATAGCTT GCCCACCCCAGACATGTCCTGGcagaaggatggaggagagcTGCCGAGCAGCAGGATGTCCTTTCAGAACTTCAAGAGAACGCTCAAGATTTCTGATGTGAATGAAGGTGATGGTGGGGACTACCGCTGCACAGCCTCAAACAGCCTGGGCACTGCACACCACATCATCAAGGTCACTGTCAAAG CTGCTCCTTTCTGGGTCAGCGCTCCTAGGAACCTGATCCTCGCCCCGAATGAGACTGGTATTCTGACTTGTCGAGTCAGTGGAGAACCCAAACCAAAGATTAGCTGGTTTGTCAATGGAGTTCCCATAGAGA ATGCACCTGAGGACCACAGTCGGAAGGTGGATGACGACACTGTGATTCTTAGCAATGTGCAATCAGGGTCCAGTGCTGTCTACCAGTGTAACGCATCCAATGAATTTGGTTACCTGCTGGCAAACGCTTTTGTCAACGTTCTTG CTGAAGCACCAAGGGTGCTCACTCCACCCAACCGAGTGTATCAGGTCATCGCCAACAGTCCTGCTTTACTTCACTGTGCCTCCTTTGGCTCACCAATACCAACCATCACATG GTTCAAAGACAGTCAGACCAGCGTTAAGAATGGTGACCCTTATGTGATCCATGAAAATGGTACGTTGGAGATCCATGTGGCCCAGCCACTAAACAGTGGAAAATACACCTGTATTGCCACCAACAACCTGGGGATCAAGGAGAACCATGTCTACCTGGAGGTTAAAG AGCCCACCCGCATCCTGAAGCAGCCAGAGTACAAGGTGGTGCAGAGCGGAATGAGCGCTGTTTTTGAATGTAAAGTCAAACACGATCCATCCCTCATTCCCACCATGACCTGGCTCAAAGACGATGGAGAGTTGCCTGACGATGAGAG GTTTGTGGTGGACATGGACAGTCTGACCATCAAAGATGTGACAGATGGAGATGAGGGCACCTACACCTGCATCATGAACACCACCCTGGACCAGGACTCAGCTAGTGCCATGCTGACTGTCGTAG AGGCTACTCCTACTCCAGCTATTGTCTACG AGGAACCTGACCCTCCGACTGACCTGGAACTGACGGACCAGACAGAGAGGAGCGTTCAGCTCACCTGGATCCCTGGAGACGAAAACAACAGTCCCACACAGA AGTTTCTCATCCAATATGAGGATCTGCTCCATCAGCCAGGAGTTTGGATCAACCTGACAGAGGTTGCTGGTACGAGTACCACAGCGCAGTTAAACCTCTCTCCGTATGTCTACTACTCCTTCAGAGTCCTAGCTATGAATCAGGTTGGCTTCAGTGAGCCTAGCCAGCCCTCAAGCCAATACAGGACTAACCCTGCAG CTCCTGATGAAAATCCTTCAGATGTTCAAGGAGCAGGAACTGAGCCTGGCAACTTACTGATCTCCTGGATA CCCTTGACAGGATTTCAGTCTAATGGACCCGGTCTGGAATACAAAGTGCAGTGGAGACAGAGGGATGTGGATGAGAATTGGTCGTCAAAGAATGTGGCCAACGTCTCTCAGTTTATTGTGTCTGGAACTCCAACCTATGTGCCCTACGAGATCAAGGTTCAAGCTATGAATGATTATGGCAACGGCCCAGAGCCTGAAGCAGTGATTGGATTCTCTGGGGAAGATT TGCCTTTGTCTGCTCCTGATAGCATACAGATCATGGTTCACAACAGCACGCTCGCAGAAGTACACTGGGAGCCTGTGCCCTTCACTTCAGTCAGAGGAAAACTACAGGGATAcaag GTATACTACCGTCGTGAGCGCGGCTTACATGAGACTGAAGGGGAGATGGATCAGCAGGAGCAGGTTTTGACGTTCAGTGGGAATCGTAGTGAAGGACGTTTGCCAGGCCTCCAGCCTTACAGCCTCTACAACATCTCCATCAGGGTCCTTAACAACAAAGGAGAAGGGCCTCCAAGTCCCAGCAAGAAATTCGAGACACCCGAGGGAG tcccAGGGCCTCCTTCTTTTCTGAATGTCATAAACCCTAGTTTGGACTCTCTCACTGTGGAATGGGGTCCACCAGTGAGCAATAATGGGCGCCTTGCTGGATACACACTGAAATATCAACCAG TCAACAACACCAATGAACTGGGGCCCGTCAAGGTATTGACCTTTCCTGCCAACGAGACCTCCACTACCCTGGGCAACCTGAACTCCAGTATGCTCTACAAGTTTTACTTGAGTGCAAAGACGATCAAGGGCTCTGGCCCCATGATCACAGAGGAGGCTTTCACAGTCATGGACACAG CTCGTACTCAGCCCACTGTAGAGACGGGCAAAG GCCCCACAGAGCCCCCTCACTCAACCTCCCCCATCACTCAGTCTCCGCATCCCCCGTTTCACAAGG TGTCACCTGTAGGCCCTGCGTTTGGCACAGTTAACACGTCTGTATCGGAGGACGGTGCCGTGATCAGTTGGGATTACTTTGGACACCATAAGAATGTATATGTGGAATATATTGTAGAAAACA GTAAAGAGGACTGGAAAAAGGAGTTGGTAAACGGTTCACACTGGCATTTGATAAAAGGTTTAAAGCCGGGGACGTCCTATAAGGTGCGCGTGGTAGCTAGAGACCCGACAGACCCGACGGTCCACAGCACAGACGAAGTGTTGGTTGCGGTGCCAG CTGTACCCAGCCGACAGGTAGACATTGCCACACAGGGATGGTTTATTGGACTGATGTGTGCCATCGCCCTCCTCATCTTGGTCCTTCTCATAGTGTGTTTCATCAAGAGGAACAAGGGTGGCAAATATCCAG tgaaagagaaagaagatgCTCACCAAGACCCAGAGATCCAGCCCATGAAGGAGGATGATGGGACGTTTGGAGAGTATAG GTCTATGGAGAG TGACACAGAGGACCACAAGCCGCTGAAGGGCAGCCGGACGCCGTCCAATGGGACGGTGCGCCGTGACGAGAGTGACGACAGCCTGGTGGACTACGGGGAGGGCGGGGACGGACAGTTCAATGAGGACGGCTCCTTCATCGGCCAGTACAGtggcaagaaagaaaaagacacacacgaAGGCAATGAGAGTTCGGAGGCCCCGTCGCCTGTTAACGCCATGAACTCGTTTGTCTAA